Proteins encoded together in one Limisphaerales bacterium window:
- a CDS encoding LysM peptidoglycan-binding domain-containing protein produces MKLWAMVLAAGVLFGCDSSDEGSGTTEDREPHFLAGRRLITRQDYAGAEKSFYKALEANPRSAAAHYELGVLFLSRKDDPATAIFHLQRFITLKPEAENKTDVLGQIEGLKSDLAGEILGNPQSKPNQSIQALRAQLNQLAAENAALKHQLLSKGITPNPQPATNTTAALPRPSPVGPGVIPVPNPPRPATAMRTHKVKRGDNPTSIARQYGIPVPKLLAANPGLKPAKMQIGAELKIPPRQ; encoded by the coding sequence GTGAAACTTTGGGCAATGGTATTGGCGGCGGGCGTACTGTTTGGCTGCGACAGCAGTGACGAAGGTAGCGGTACGACGGAAGACCGCGAGCCACACTTTTTGGCGGGTCGGCGGCTGATCACACGGCAGGATTATGCCGGCGCGGAAAAATCCTTTTATAAAGCATTGGAGGCGAACCCCCGCTCGGCGGCGGCGCATTACGAACTCGGCGTGCTGTTTCTTTCGCGCAAAGACGATCCCGCCACGGCGATTTTTCACCTGCAACGCTTCATCACCCTCAAGCCTGAGGCGGAAAACAAAACGGATGTGCTCGGGCAAATTGAAGGACTAAAAAGCGATCTGGCCGGCGAAATTCTCGGCAACCCACAATCGAAGCCTAATCAATCCATTCAGGCACTGCGCGCGCAGCTCAACCAGTTGGCAGCGGAAAACGCAGCATTGAAGCATCAGTTGCTTTCCAAAGGGATCACGCCAAATCCGCAGCCGGCCACCAACACAACGGCCGCGCTGCCGCGCCCCAGCCCGGTTGGCCCGGGGGTTATTCCCGTGCCCAACCCGCCGCGCCCCGCCACGGCGATGCGCACGCATAAAGTGAAGCGCGGCGACAACCCCACGAGCATCGCGCGCCAATACGGCATCCCGGTTCCCAAACTGCTCGCGGCCAATCCCGGCCTCAAACCGGCCAAAATGCAGATTGGCGCTGAACTGAAAATTCCACCGCGCCAATAA